From a single Aquincola tertiaricarbonis genomic region:
- a CDS encoding tripartite tricarboxylate transporter substrate-binding protein has product MQRRHFLAAASASGWALAGRALAAGEPGSRILVGATPGGGTDLVARSLAAELGPRLQRQFIVENRPGAAGNIAAGAVAKAEPDLSSLLVCYTSHAINASLFPKLPFDPLKDFTALSLVARSPLLLVTRPDFPAASLRELLASAKSRQGQLSIGVAGVGSANHLAGEMLKTQAGIAAVSVPYKGAGPALTDAMSGQVDLVFSNVASAQELIKGGKLKVLAVSTAQRVAAYPNAAPVAELFAGFDYGSWYGLLGPAGIKPADAQRVAAAARAAVSGEAMRKHLTTEGLEPVGSTSAEFASFLQDEVERWRKVVQLTGTKVE; this is encoded by the coding sequence ATGCAACGACGCCATTTCCTGGCCGCGGCCAGTGCTTCAGGCTGGGCCCTGGCCGGCCGCGCGCTGGCGGCGGGCGAACCCGGCAGCCGCATCCTGGTCGGGGCCACGCCCGGCGGCGGCACCGACCTGGTGGCCCGCTCGCTGGCCGCCGAACTGGGGCCCCGGCTGCAGCGCCAGTTCATCGTCGAGAACCGGCCCGGCGCGGCCGGCAACATCGCGGCCGGCGCGGTGGCCAAGGCCGAGCCCGACCTCAGCAGCCTGCTGGTCTGCTACACCAGCCACGCCATCAATGCCTCGTTGTTTCCGAAGCTGCCGTTCGATCCGCTGAAGGACTTCACCGCGCTCAGCCTGGTGGCGCGATCACCGCTGCTGCTGGTGACGCGGCCCGACTTCCCCGCGGCCAGCCTGCGCGAGCTGCTGGCTTCGGCCAAGAGCCGGCAGGGCCAGCTCAGCATTGGCGTGGCCGGCGTGGGCAGCGCCAATCACCTGGCCGGCGAGATGCTGAAGACGCAGGCCGGCATCGCGGCCGTTTCGGTGCCCTACAAGGGCGCCGGCCCGGCGTTGACCGATGCGATGAGCGGCCAGGTCGATCTCGTGTTCAGCAACGTGGCTTCGGCGCAGGAGCTGATCAAGGGCGGCAAACTCAAGGTGCTGGCCGTGAGCACCGCGCAGCGCGTGGCGGCCTATCCCAACGCGGCGCCGGTGGCGGAGTTGTTTGCGGGCTTCGACTATGGCTCGTGGTATGGCCTGCTGGGGCCTGCGGGCATCAAGCCGGCCGACGCGCAACGCGTGGCCGCTGCCGCCCGTGCCGCGGTGAGCGGCGAGGCGATGCGCAAGCACCTGACCACCGAAGGCCTGGAGCCCGTCGGCAGCACCAGCGCGGAGTTCGCCAGCTTCCTGCAGGATGAGGTGGAACGCTGGCGCAAGGTGGTGCAGCTCACCGGGACCAAGGTGGAATGA
- a CDS encoding isocitrate lyase/PEP mutase family protein: protein MSGPTALQRRLAAPQALLAPGVYDPMTALLAEQAGFEAVYLSGGAVAYNLLGRSDVGLTTATETAEVLSRITDRIQVPVIVDGDTGYGNAINTQRTVRLLERAGAAMIQLEDQTFPKRCGHLAGKAVVPVKEACGKLRAALDARRSAGTLILARTDAAGVEGLDAALDRAEAYADCGVDALFVEALRTPEDMDRACRRLAHRLPLLANMVEGGQTPIESADELGRRGFRIVIFPGGTARFVVRQLQRYFGSLRQHGSTAPMRGEMLDFDGLNDVIGTPELLARAEGYEA, encoded by the coding sequence ATGAGCGGGCCCACTGCTTTGCAACGGCGCCTGGCCGCGCCGCAGGCGCTGCTGGCCCCGGGCGTGTACGACCCGATGACCGCGCTGCTGGCGGAGCAGGCCGGCTTCGAGGCGGTCTACCTTTCGGGCGGTGCGGTGGCCTACAACCTGCTGGGCCGCAGCGACGTGGGACTGACCACCGCCACCGAGACGGCCGAGGTGCTGTCGCGCATCACCGACCGCATCCAGGTGCCGGTGATCGTGGACGGCGACACGGGTTATGGCAATGCGATCAACACCCAGCGCACGGTGCGCCTGCTGGAGCGGGCCGGTGCCGCGATGATCCAGCTGGAAGACCAGACCTTTCCCAAGCGCTGCGGTCACCTGGCCGGCAAGGCGGTGGTGCCGGTGAAGGAGGCCTGCGGCAAGCTGCGCGCGGCGCTGGACGCACGGCGTTCGGCCGGCACGCTGATCCTGGCGCGCACTGACGCGGCCGGCGTGGAAGGCCTGGACGCCGCACTGGACCGCGCCGAGGCTTATGCCGACTGCGGCGTGGATGCGCTTTTCGTCGAGGCCTTGCGCACCCCCGAGGACATGGACCGCGCCTGCCGCCGCCTGGCCCACCGGCTGCCGCTGCTGGCCAACATGGTGGAAGGCGGCCAGACCCCCATCGAAAGCGCCGACGAACTGGGGCGCCGTGGCTTTCGCATCGTCATCTTCCCGGGCGGCACGGCCCGCTTCGTGGTACGGCAGCTGCAGCGCTACTTCGGCAGCCTGCGCCAGCACGGCAGCACCGCGCCGATGCGTGGCGAGATGCTGGACTTCGATGGGCTGAACGACGTGATCGGCACGCCGGAGCTGCTGGCGCGGGCCGAGGGGTACGAGGCTTGA